In the genome of Terribacillus sp. FSL K6-0262, one region contains:
- a CDS encoding globin-coupled sensor protein has translation MLLKRKKEKKTDSAGGIDFTKGTKAVMKVEGELKKQLDMIHLTEGDLRVLARMQPLVQQEIESIVTRFYQNITNQDNLLAIIENNSSVDRLKQTLKRHIQEMFDGKVDADYVEKRKRIALIHAKIGLGPKWYMGAFQDLLQQMLSIYEKHITDFHDYRTVVLTTTKIFNIEQQIVLDAYNTEHERVHIEHIETQNKLHESIQATSESLTSIFMQVNHAVEGLVAFSATLTEQSNETKQAAKEVVNHSEEGQAGLVFQQERMQRIGDQMDMVQKELTALEQAAAKIGSIVGLVEGIAEQTNLLSLNASIESARAGEQGKGFAVVASEVRKLAEETKTSVSDVTALIQDTHSQISNVSKYMAAAEELIASGTLQLDDVTTKFDNIMTHSQSNEQISSRTEESIKRFSAELTDVKGAMLQAEGILRQLNELTEA, from the coding sequence ATGTTATTGAAACGCAAAAAAGAGAAAAAAACAGACTCAGCGGGCGGTATCGATTTTACAAAAGGAACCAAGGCTGTCATGAAAGTCGAAGGCGAGCTCAAAAAACAGCTGGATATGATTCATCTGACAGAAGGGGACTTGCGTGTGCTTGCAAGGATGCAGCCGCTGGTCCAACAGGAGATCGAGAGTATCGTGACCCGTTTTTATCAAAACATCACGAATCAGGATAACTTGCTGGCGATCATCGAAAATAATAGTTCCGTTGACAGGCTGAAGCAGACGCTGAAGCGCCACATCCAGGAAATGTTCGATGGCAAAGTCGACGCAGACTATGTGGAGAAGCGCAAGCGCATTGCCTTGATACATGCCAAAATCGGCTTGGGGCCAAAATGGTATATGGGGGCTTTCCAGGACCTTCTGCAGCAGATGCTGTCCATTTATGAAAAACACATTACCGACTTTCATGATTACCGTACCGTAGTTTTGACTACGACGAAAATATTCAATATTGAACAGCAAATCGTATTGGATGCTTATAATACCGAACATGAACGTGTACATATAGAACATATCGAAACGCAGAATAAACTGCATGAGAGTATTCAAGCTACCTCCGAAAGCCTCACAAGTATATTCATGCAAGTGAACCATGCTGTGGAGGGACTGGTTGCATTCTCGGCGACGCTGACAGAGCAGAGCAATGAGACGAAACAGGCAGCAAAAGAAGTCGTGAACCACTCCGAGGAAGGACAAGCAGGACTTGTCTTTCAGCAGGAACGGATGCAGCGCATCGGGGATCAGATGGATATGGTACAGAAAGAACTGACAGCGCTGGAGCAAGCAGCTGCTAAAATCGGCAGCATCGTAGGCCTGGTAGAGGGCATTGCCGAGCAGACGAATCTGCTCTCGTTGAATGCTTCGATCGAATCGGCACGTGCAGGGGAGCAAGGGAAAGGATTTGCCGTTGTAGCAAGCGAGGTCCGGAAACTGGCGGAAGAGACGAAAACATCCGTATCCGATGTCACAGCGCTGATTCAAGATACCCATTCGCAAATCAGCAATGTAAGCAAGTATATGGCAGCCGCGGAAGAGCTGATTGCCAGCGGGACGCTACAGCTTGATGATGTAACGACTAAATTCGATAACATCATGACCCATTCCCAAAGCAATGAACAAATAAGCAGCCGTACCGAGGAAAGCATCAAACGATTTTCGG
- the gltB gene encoding glutamate synthase large subunit, translating into MAFHFLPKAQGLYRPEFEHDACGIGLYAHMKGKAAHYIVQKGLQLLRQLDHRGGQGSDPASGDGAGIMVQLPHRYFSEKTEFSLPEAGAYGVAMIFFNTQDSQQEELESKISSLVEAEGQHVIGWRTVPVDDTHIGIMAKDVKPYVRQLFVGIGEQTEKGLPFERKLYVIRKQAENEAKEMQQHLYFASFSSETIVYKGMLTSAQVDQFYLDLQDPLFESAFALVHSRFSTNTFPSWERAHPNRYLIHNGEINTLQGNVNWMRARQEQLVTKTFGKDAAKILPILDTDGSDSSIMDNAFEFFVLAGRKPAHAAMMMIPEPWDKNPYMDKEKRAFYAYHSTLMEPWDGPTAISFTNGKQIGAILDRNGLRPGRYYVTKDDHLILSSEVGVIDVEEENVLLKDRLSPGKMLLLDLEQGRLIPDEEIKQEMAAAEPYQKWLDDNIVELRDQTAADDSAVEDLVTKQKAFGYTYEDVKKYLVPLVSEGKDPIGAMGNDTPLSVLSDRPQSLFNYFKQLFAQVTNPPIDAYREQIVTSTLSYLGKEGNLLHPDGTNCRRIKLASPVITNNQLEQLITDKSGDFKLQEIHTLFGKNLQKSMQRIFQEAEEAIRKGVSVLVLTDRLMSDIYVPVPALLAVSGLHQHLIRKGLRTKVSLIASAGEVREVHHVATLLGYGADAIHPYLAYATVKEAIDHGDIDLTYPEAIREYAAALTEGVVKVMSKMGISTVQSYRGAQIFEAVGISHHVISEYFTGTTSQIDGIDLDTIALEAKKRHQAAYKSRTAALETGSEYQWRKNGEHHAFNPKTIHTLQWACRRNDYDLFKEYTEAADQERLGFLRNLFDFKKKKAIPLDEVESVESIVTRFKTGAMSFGSISEEAHEALAIAMNRLGGKSNSGEGGENPKRYTMDENGDYRRSAIKQIASGRFGVMSSYLVQANELQIKVAQGAKPGEGGQLPGKKVYPWVADVRKSTPGVGLISPPPHHDIYSIEDLAQLIHDLKNANRDARISVKLVAKGGVGTIAAGVAKGSADVIVISGYDGGTGASPKTSIKHAGLPWEIGLAEAHQTLMLNGLRDRVRLETDGKLMTGRDVVMAALLGAEEYGFATAPLVVLGCVMMRVCHIDTCPVGIATQNPELRKKFMGDPDHVVNFMTFIAQEVREIMAELGFRTMEEMVGRTDVLEVSERAKSHWKAGQLDLSRLLHQIDGPKTYSTPQNHKIDIALDTTDILPQLEKALNGEGKVNLQMPIRNINRVAGTLAGSEISKKFAEAGLPEDSVNLHFHGSAGQSFGAFTPKGMTLKVTGDANDYVGKGLSGAKLIVKKPAAFRASAAQQVIAGNVALYGATSGEAYINGKAGERFAVRNSGATAVVEGIGEHGCEYMTGGKVVILGEVGKNFAAGMSGGIAYIHTGDHEGLKQLCNKEMVDFEQLTDKEEIAELRTMIEKHAAYTESEKALFILENWETELAYFVKVIPIDYRSMMHQIDAQRELGLSQEEAVMEAFVWKNQQPQPVKESEKPAAVH; encoded by the coding sequence ATGGCATTTCATTTTCTACCAAAAGCACAAGGCCTTTATCGACCGGAATTCGAGCACGATGCATGCGGTATCGGCTTGTACGCGCATATGAAGGGGAAAGCAGCCCATTATATCGTTCAAAAAGGATTGCAGCTGCTGCGTCAGCTGGATCACCGCGGCGGTCAAGGGAGCGATCCTGCATCAGGGGACGGAGCGGGGATCATGGTGCAGCTTCCACACCGTTATTTTTCCGAAAAGACCGAATTTTCTTTACCTGAAGCGGGTGCTTACGGCGTGGCGATGATTTTCTTCAACACGCAGGACTCCCAGCAGGAGGAATTGGAAAGCAAAATCAGCTCTCTTGTGGAAGCGGAAGGTCAGCACGTAATCGGCTGGCGCACCGTACCTGTCGATGACACGCACATCGGCATCATGGCAAAGGACGTGAAGCCTTATGTCCGCCAGCTGTTCGTGGGAATCGGGGAGCAGACAGAAAAGGGCCTCCCGTTTGAGCGGAAGCTGTACGTGATCCGCAAGCAAGCGGAAAACGAAGCAAAAGAAATGCAGCAGCATCTGTATTTCGCGAGCTTTTCCAGTGAGACGATCGTCTACAAAGGGATGCTGACCTCCGCGCAGGTCGATCAGTTCTACCTGGATCTGCAGGATCCGCTGTTTGAGAGTGCATTTGCACTTGTGCACTCCCGCTTCAGTACGAATACCTTCCCAAGCTGGGAACGGGCCCATCCGAACCGTTATCTCATCCATAATGGGGAAATCAATACGCTGCAAGGGAATGTCAATTGGATGCGCGCCCGTCAGGAGCAGCTGGTTACCAAAACTTTCGGTAAGGACGCAGCTAAGATCCTGCCGATTCTGGATACGGACGGAAGTGATTCCTCCATCATGGATAATGCTTTTGAATTCTTCGTGCTAGCGGGCCGTAAACCGGCTCATGCTGCCATGATGATGATTCCGGAACCATGGGATAAGAACCCCTATATGGATAAGGAAAAACGTGCTTTTTATGCTTATCATAGCACATTGATGGAGCCTTGGGACGGTCCGACAGCCATATCGTTCACGAATGGGAAACAAATCGGCGCAATCCTCGACCGTAATGGTTTGCGTCCCGGTCGTTATTATGTGACGAAGGATGATCATCTCATCCTCTCCTCCGAAGTGGGAGTCATCGATGTCGAGGAAGAGAATGTCCTGCTTAAAGATCGGCTCAGCCCGGGCAAAATGCTGCTATTGGATTTGGAGCAAGGCCGTTTGATTCCTGACGAAGAAATCAAGCAGGAGATGGCTGCTGCAGAGCCGTATCAAAAGTGGCTGGATGATAATATCGTGGAGCTCCGCGATCAGACGGCTGCAGATGATAGTGCTGTCGAGGACCTTGTCACCAAACAAAAGGCATTCGGCTACACATATGAAGATGTCAAGAAGTATCTTGTTCCGCTTGTATCAGAGGGCAAAGACCCGATCGGGGCGATGGGGAATGACACGCCGCTCTCTGTGCTGTCGGACCGGCCGCAATCGCTGTTCAATTATTTCAAGCAGCTGTTCGCCCAGGTGACGAACCCGCCGATTGATGCATACAGGGAGCAGATCGTTACCAGCACGCTTTCCTATCTTGGAAAAGAGGGCAATTTGCTGCATCCGGATGGAACGAATTGCAGACGGATCAAATTGGCATCACCTGTCATTACGAATAACCAGCTGGAACAGCTGATAACCGATAAAAGCGGTGATTTCAAGCTGCAGGAGATCCATACATTATTCGGGAAAAACCTCCAGAAGAGCATGCAGCGCATTTTTCAGGAGGCAGAGGAAGCAATCAGGAAGGGCGTCAGCGTTCTTGTGCTGACTGACCGCCTGATGTCTGATATATACGTACCGGTTCCTGCTCTGCTTGCTGTGAGCGGGCTGCATCAGCATCTCATCCGCAAAGGTCTTCGGACCAAGGTCAGCTTGATCGCCTCAGCCGGGGAAGTGCGGGAGGTCCATCATGTCGCGACGCTGCTCGGCTATGGGGCAGATGCGATCCATCCTTATCTGGCGTATGCAACAGTGAAGGAAGCAATCGATCATGGCGATATTGACTTGACTTATCCTGAGGCCATCAGGGAATATGCTGCCGCATTGACCGAAGGCGTCGTCAAGGTCATGTCCAAAATGGGCATCAGCACTGTACAAAGCTACCGCGGGGCACAAATCTTTGAGGCAGTCGGTATCAGTCATCATGTTATTTCCGAGTATTTCACTGGTACGACGTCCCAAATTGATGGAATTGATTTGGACACCATTGCCCTGGAGGCGAAAAAACGTCATCAAGCTGCCTATAAATCAAGGACGGCAGCCCTGGAAACCGGCAGTGAGTACCAATGGCGGAAAAACGGGGAACATCATGCGTTCAATCCCAAAACGATCCATACGCTGCAATGGGCGTGCCGCCGAAACGACTATGACTTATTCAAGGAGTATACCGAAGCTGCCGATCAGGAACGGCTCGGATTCCTTCGCAACCTATTCGATTTCAAGAAAAAGAAGGCGATTCCGCTTGATGAAGTGGAATCGGTGGAAAGCATCGTGACTCGCTTCAAAACAGGGGCGATGTCCTTTGGATCCATCAGTGAAGAAGCCCATGAAGCTCTTGCGATCGCGATGAATCGCTTAGGCGGCAAGAGCAACAGCGGCGAGGGCGGCGAAAATCCCAAACGTTATACGATGGATGAAAATGGAGATTACCGCCGCAGCGCCATCAAGCAGATTGCTTCCGGCCGTTTCGGTGTCATGAGTTCCTATCTGGTACAGGCGAATGAGCTGCAAATCAAAGTGGCGCAAGGAGCAAAGCCAGGGGAAGGCGGACAGCTGCCGGGTAAGAAAGTATACCCATGGGTTGCTGATGTACGGAAATCCACTCCAGGTGTCGGCTTGATTTCTCCGCCGCCGCACCATGATATATACAGTATCGAGGATTTGGCGCAGCTGATCCACGATTTGAAAAATGCCAATAGAGATGCACGGATCAGCGTTAAATTGGTTGCCAAAGGCGGCGTCGGTACGATTGCTGCCGGTGTGGCAAAAGGGAGCGCTGATGTCATCGTCATCAGTGGATACGACGGTGGTACAGGTGCATCTCCGAAAACAAGTATCAAGCACGCTGGTCTTCCATGGGAAATCGGGCTGGCGGAAGCACACCAAACGCTTATGCTGAATGGTTTGCGCGACCGCGTCCGTTTGGAAACCGACGGTAAGCTGATGACTGGGCGCGATGTCGTCATGGCTGCTTTGCTTGGTGCGGAGGAATATGGCTTTGCAACGGCTCCATTGGTAGTCTTGGGCTGTGTCATGATGCGTGTCTGCCATATCGATACATGTCCAGTCGGCATCGCGACGCAAAACCCGGAGCTGCGCAAGAAATTCATGGGTGATCCAGACCATGTCGTCAACTTCATGACCTTCATTGCGCAGGAAGTAAGGGAAATCATGGCGGAACTCGGTTTCCGGACAATGGAAGAGATGGTCGGCCGTACAGATGTGCTGGAGGTTTCCGAACGAGCAAAATCACATTGGAAAGCAGGGCAGCTTGATTTGAGCAGACTGCTTCATCAAATCGATGGACCGAAGACTTACAGTACGCCGCAAAACCATAAGATCGATATCGCGTTGGATACGACAGATATACTGCCGCAGCTGGAAAAGGCACTCAACGGCGAAGGAAAAGTGAATCTGCAAATGCCGATCCGCAATATCAATCGTGTGGCCGGTACGCTTGCAGGCAGTGAAATCAGCAAAAAATTTGCCGAAGCGGGCCTTCCGGAAGATTCCGTGAATCTGCATTTCCATGGTTCTGCAGGTCAGAGCTTTGGCGCTTTCACGCCAAAAGGGATGACCTTGAAAGTGACAGGCGATGCCAACGACTATGTCGGAAAAGGCTTATCCGGTGCAAAACTGATCGTCAAAAAACCGGCTGCATTCCGGGCATCCGCTGCTCAACAAGTGATCGCCGGCAACGTGGCGCTGTATGGAGCCACATCCGGTGAAGCGTATATCAACGGCAAGGCTGGTGAGCGGTTCGCTGTGCGGAACAGCGGTGCGACAGCTGTCGTGGAAGGAATCGGCGAGCATGGCTGTGAATACATGACTGGCGGTAAGGTTGTCATACTCGGTGAAGTCGGCAAGAACTTCGCTGCCGGAATGTCTGGCGGAATCGCCTACATCCATACAGGCGACCATGAAGGACTCAAACAACTTTGCAATAAGGAAATGGTTGATTTTGAACAGCTGACGGATAAAGAAGAGATTGCGGAACTTCGCACTATGATAGAGAAGCATGCCGCCTACACAGAAAGCGAAAAGGCACTCTTCATCCTGGAAAACTGGGAAACGGAACTAGCTTACTTTGTCAAAGTGATTCCGATCGATTACCGCAGCATGATGCATCAAATCGATGCACAGCGTGAGCTTGGACTTTCGCAGGAGGAAGCGGTGATGGAAGCATTTGTATGGAAGAACCAGCAGCCGCAGCCAGTGAAAGAATCCGAGAAGCCAGCAGCTGTACATTAA
- a CDS encoding LysR family transcriptional regulator produces the protein MELRQLRYFIEVAKREHMSEAAEYLLVAQSAISRQISNLEDELGVDLFEREGRNVKLTKIGRTFLTHIETAMQAIDYAKKQIDEHLDPERGSVKIGFPTSLAGQLLPTVIYSFKEAYPNIQFQLRQGTYQFLIEQVSRGDIDIAFIGPVPRDHDRIDGEILFTESFSALLPVAHRFAEREQLQLKDLQKEQFVLFPEGYKLRQLVMDGCKKAGFEPTVSSEGEDLDAIKGLVAAGIGISILPESTFYDATPRMTAKIPITFPEVRRSVGVIMPKERQVAPSEQLFYDFVRDFFSRLQQFR, from the coding sequence ATGGAATTACGTCAACTGCGCTATTTTATCGAGGTTGCCAAACGGGAGCATATGTCGGAAGCTGCAGAATATTTGCTTGTCGCTCAGTCCGCCATCAGTCGGCAAATCAGCAATTTGGAGGATGAATTGGGTGTGGACCTGTTCGAACGCGAGGGGAGAAATGTCAAGCTGACCAAAATAGGACGTACCTTCCTAACCCATATCGAAACAGCCATGCAGGCAATCGATTATGCAAAGAAGCAAATCGATGAGCATTTGGATCCGGAGCGCGGGTCGGTAAAGATCGGCTTCCCGACCAGCCTGGCCGGCCAGCTGCTGCCTACGGTCATTTACTCTTTCAAGGAGGCCTATCCGAATATCCAGTTTCAGCTGCGGCAAGGTACTTATCAATTCCTGATCGAACAAGTATCCCGGGGCGATATCGATATCGCATTTATCGGTCCCGTCCCGCGGGATCATGACCGCATCGATGGCGAAATCCTCTTTACCGAAAGCTTCTCTGCGCTCCTTCCTGTCGCACACAGGTTCGCTGAACGTGAGCAGCTGCAGCTGAAAGATTTACAAAAGGAGCAATTCGTCCTTTTCCCTGAAGGCTATAAATTGAGGCAGCTTGTGATGGATGGCTGCAAGAAGGCGGGTTTTGAACCGACTGTATCATCTGAAGGAGAAGATTTGGATGCAATCAAAGGGCTCGTTGCAGCCGGCATCGGCATCAGCATTTTGCCGGAAAGTACATTTTATGATGCCACCCCGCGGATGACAGCGAAAATTCCGATTACATTTCCGGAAGTGAGGAGATCTGTCGGCGTCATCATGCCCAAAGAGAGGCAAGTGGCACCATCGGAACAACTGTTTTACGATTTTGTCCGTGATTTCTTCTCCCGCTTGCAGCAATTCAGATAA
- the gltD gene encoding glutamate synthase small subunit, whose protein sequence is MGKATGFIDYKREEARERDPKTRTGDWNEYAAPFSDATLKTQGARCMDCGTPFCHIGMEIGGSTSGCPIYNLIPEWNDLVYKGKWKEALERLMLTNNFPEFTGRVCPAPCEGSCTVAISDPAVAIKNIERAIIDKGFENGWITPRIPQERTGKKVAIVGSGPAGLASADQLNQAGHSVTVYERADRAGGLLMYGIPNMKLDKAVVERRINLLRQEGIDFILNTEIGKDISADELREQYDAVILCTGAQKQRDLVIEGREAKGIHIAMDYLTASTKALLDDKRTIQPEFDAAGKDVIVIGGGDTGADCIATAVRQGAKSVTQFGKHPQLPLARSADNQWPEYPHVFGLEYAHKEAKAVYGEDPRQYSIQTTKFVMDEQGNLKELHTIDMQKVRNEQGMFVYQEVEGSEKVWPAELVLIAIGFEGTETPLLTEFGVNVTPNKRVEAAYGDYRTNVENVFAAGDARRGQSLIVWAINEGRDVAKQVDLQLMGETVLP, encoded by the coding sequence ATGGGGAAAGCAACCGGTTTTATCGACTACAAAAGAGAAGAAGCAAGGGAACGCGATCCAAAAACGCGCACCGGGGACTGGAACGAATACGCCGCTCCTTTCTCTGATGCTACACTGAAGACACAAGGGGCTCGCTGTATGGATTGCGGTACACCGTTCTGCCATATCGGTATGGAAATCGGCGGGAGCACATCCGGCTGTCCGATTTACAACCTGATCCCTGAGTGGAACGATCTTGTGTATAAGGGTAAATGGAAAGAAGCATTGGAAAGATTGATGCTGACAAATAACTTCCCGGAATTCACAGGGCGCGTCTGTCCTGCGCCTTGCGAGGGCTCCTGTACGGTGGCAATCAGCGATCCGGCAGTGGCCATCAAGAATATCGAGCGGGCAATCATCGATAAAGGCTTTGAGAACGGCTGGATTACGCCGCGCATCCCACAGGAACGGACGGGCAAAAAAGTGGCGATCGTCGGTTCTGGTCCGGCGGGCCTTGCAAGTGCCGATCAGCTGAACCAAGCCGGCCACTCCGTAACGGTTTACGAGCGTGCCGATCGAGCTGGCGGTTTGCTTATGTACGGCATTCCGAATATGAAGCTGGATAAAGCAGTGGTGGAGCGCCGGATCAATTTACTGCGCCAGGAAGGAATCGACTTCATCCTGAATACGGAAATCGGCAAGGACATCAGTGCCGATGAGCTTCGGGAACAGTATGACGCTGTCATCCTTTGTACAGGTGCCCAAAAGCAGCGTGATCTTGTCATCGAAGGAAGGGAAGCAAAGGGAATCCACATCGCAATGGATTATTTGACAGCTTCCACAAAAGCGCTGCTGGATGACAAACGGACGATTCAGCCTGAATTCGATGCGGCTGGTAAAGATGTCATCGTCATCGGCGGCGGGGATACCGGTGCCGATTGTATCGCGACCGCCGTCCGCCAGGGAGCCAAAAGCGTCACCCAATTCGGCAAGCATCCACAGCTGCCCCTGGCTCGCAGTGCCGATAATCAATGGCCCGAATATCCGCATGTATTCGGTTTGGAATATGCACATAAAGAAGCGAAGGCGGTCTATGGGGAAGACCCGCGCCAATACTCCATCCAGACCACAAAATTCGTCATGGATGAGCAAGGCAATCTGAAAGAATTGCATACGATTGATATGCAGAAGGTCCGTAATGAGCAAGGTATGTTCGTCTACCAAGAAGTCGAAGGCTCCGAAAAAGTATGGCCTGCCGAGCTTGTATTGATCGCCATCGGCTTTGAAGGTACCGAAACGCCGCTTCTGACTGAATTCGGCGTCAATGTAACACCGAATAAACGGGTCGAAGCAGCATACGGAGACTATCGCACGAATGTCGAGAACGTATTTGCTGCCGGTGATGCCCGCCGCGGACAGAGTCTGATCGTCTGGGCGATCAACGAAGGAAGAGATGTGGCCAAACAAGTCGATCTCCAGCTGATGGGGGAGACGGTTTTACCTTGA